The Nitrospirales bacterium genome includes a window with the following:
- a CDS encoding YebC/PmpR family DNA-binding transcriptional regulator, whose protein sequence is MGGHSHWSTIKRHKAGQDAKRGKIFTRVIREISIAARSGGDPDGNPALRQAIARAKEVNMPADTVKRAIQRGTGELPGMEVEEFMLEGYGPGGTAILLEVMTDNRNRTVAEIRSMFTKNNGNMAEAGAVAWQFEKKGLLIVEQDKVEEDRLFNLALEAGAEDVKQGSSSFEVITSPTDFEAVKAALTEANVPSTFAEVTFLPQSHIQLDEKAAEQALKLVEIMDDHDDVQKVHANFDISDEIMEKLAPVG, encoded by the coding sequence ATGGGCGGGCATAGTCACTGGTCGACGATCAAAAGACATAAAGCTGGACAAGACGCCAAACGTGGGAAGATCTTCACCCGCGTCATTCGTGAAATATCGATCGCCGCTCGCAGTGGCGGCGACCCCGATGGGAATCCCGCGCTTCGTCAGGCTATCGCCAGAGCCAAAGAAGTCAATATGCCGGCCGATACGGTGAAGCGTGCGATTCAGCGAGGAACGGGCGAATTGCCTGGCATGGAAGTGGAAGAATTTATGCTTGAGGGGTACGGGCCTGGAGGAACAGCGATCTTACTGGAGGTTATGACCGATAACCGGAACCGTACAGTGGCGGAAATCCGCAGCATGTTTACCAAGAATAACGGGAACATGGCCGAAGCTGGCGCCGTCGCCTGGCAATTTGAAAAAAAAGGCCTGCTGATCGTTGAGCAGGACAAAGTGGAAGAAGATCGGCTGTTCAACCTCGCACTGGAAGCCGGTGCCGAGGATGTCAAACAAGGCTCATCATCCTTTGAAGTCATCACCTCTCCCACCGACTTTGAAGCCGTGAAAGCTGCTTTAACAGAAGCCAATGTGCCCTCGACTTTTGCCGAAGTGACGTTCTTACCCCAAAGTCACATTCAACTCGATGAAAAAGCCGCAGAGCAAGCCTTAAAGCTTGTTGAAATCATGGACGATCATGATGATGTCCAAAAGGTTCACGCGAACTTCGATATCTCCGATGAGATCATGGAAAAACTGGCACCCGTCGGATGA
- the fmt gene encoding methionyl-tRNA formyltransferase produces MRVIFMGTPEFAVPTLAALLDSEYPVVGVVTQPDRPRGRGKSVTASPVKELALAHQIPLLQPEKMKQPEFLSALEAWHADLIVVAAFGRILPKAILDLPPRGCVNVHSSLLPKYRGAGPIQWAIINGETETGITTMLMDEGMDTGPILLQEKVSIREEDTAKELSDRLAHVGGQLLVRTLRLWEAKDIVPLTQEHSGATMAPMLRKEDGVISWAQSAETIGNRIRGLSPWPGAFTFCRQDRLMIWKARPYEGQTDSLSSGASPGTIVKLDKQGIFVQTGDGILHITELQMANRKRMTVGQFLAGYSLECGMQLRSEPM; encoded by the coding sequence ATGCGCGTGATTTTTATGGGAACTCCGGAATTTGCTGTGCCGACCTTAGCGGCGCTCCTCGATTCCGAGTACCCAGTTGTGGGAGTGGTGACCCAGCCAGATCGTCCGCGCGGCCGCGGGAAATCCGTGACGGCTTCGCCGGTTAAGGAACTGGCCCTGGCTCATCAGATTCCTCTTCTTCAGCCAGAAAAAATGAAGCAGCCTGAGTTCTTGTCGGCTCTTGAAGCGTGGCATGCCGATCTTATCGTGGTTGCCGCGTTTGGGCGAATCTTGCCCAAAGCTATCCTTGATCTGCCTCCACGCGGGTGTGTGAACGTGCATTCGTCGTTGTTGCCGAAGTATCGGGGAGCGGGACCCATTCAGTGGGCTATAATCAACGGTGAAACGGAGACAGGGATTACGACCATGTTAATGGATGAAGGCATGGATACCGGACCGATTTTGCTACAGGAAAAAGTGTCGATTAGGGAAGAGGACACTGCCAAAGAACTATCCGACCGATTGGCTCATGTCGGCGGACAGCTACTCGTCAGGACCTTACGGCTCTGGGAAGCAAAAGATATCGTTCCTCTGACGCAAGAGCATTCAGGAGCCACAATGGCGCCGATGCTCCGGAAGGAAGATGGAGTGATTTCCTGGGCCCAATCAGCCGAGACCATAGGCAATAGGATTCGAGGTCTCTCTCCATGGCCGGGGGCCTTTACGTTCTGTCGACAAGACCGTTTGATGATCTGGAAGGCGAGGCCCTATGAAGGTCAAACGGACTCTCTATCCAGTGGCGCGAGTCCTGGAACGATTGTCAAACTGGATAAACAGGGAATTTTTGTCCAGACGGGAGACGGAATATTGCACATTACCGAACTACAGATGGCGAATCGCAAGCGAATGACCGTTGGTCAGTTTTTGGCTGGATATTCGCTTGAGTGCGGGATGCAGTTGAGAAGTGAGCCGATGTAA
- the ruvA gene encoding Holliday junction branch migration protein RuvA gives MIARLTGRLIAKTTSTIILDVQGVGYEIDIALSTYFALPTLEERLTLNVSTHIRNDTIQLFGFLTTAEKDTFVLLTGISGIGPKLALSALSTLTVDEIHAAIQANDVVRLSSTPGIGKKSASRIVLELKDKVGKLIAGDAQPTGPTLLQESVQADAESALLNLGYRPNEVQKAIQQSRERLEESANLELIIRESLKHLAKT, from the coding sequence ATGATTGCACGGCTCACCGGTCGTCTGATTGCTAAAACCACGTCCACGATCATCCTGGATGTTCAAGGTGTGGGGTATGAAATCGACATCGCACTGAGTACCTACTTCGCCCTCCCGACTCTTGAAGAACGTCTGACACTCAATGTTTCGACTCACATCAGAAACGACACCATTCAATTGTTTGGATTTCTCACCACGGCCGAAAAAGACACTTTTGTCTTACTGACGGGCATCAGCGGCATAGGACCCAAATTAGCACTCAGCGCCTTATCAACGCTCACGGTCGACGAAATACATGCCGCGATACAAGCCAACGATGTCGTTCGACTCTCATCCACTCCGGGAATCGGCAAAAAATCCGCTAGCCGTATCGTACTGGAACTCAAAGACAAAGTGGGAAAACTGATCGCCGGCGACGCGCAGCCGACCGGACCTACGCTTCTTCAAGAGAGCGTGCAAGCCGATGCCGAGTCGGCATTACTTAACCTCGGGTACCGCCCCAACGAAGTCCAAAAAGCCATCCAACAGAGCCGCGAAAGACTGGAGGAATCCGCCAACCTCGAACTCATCATTCGTGAGTCTCTTAAGCATCTAGCCAAAACCTGA
- the hchA gene encoding protein deglycase HchA → MSTKKPDLSREPAPDKTEHNAFFPSPYSLSQYTAPKTDYDGADYPNRYSGKKWKVLMIGTDERYLLMKNGKMFSTGNHPVETLVPMLHIDKAGFEIDVATVSGNPVKFEMWAMPREDHAVQSTYEKYLPQFKEPKRLSTVIEQDLGEDSPYIAVLVPGGHGALTGGIPDSREMKTTLKWAMDHDKHIITLCHGPACLLAAGVGESKEHYLFRGYKICVFPDVLDEGANIEIGYIPGHLRWLLAESLQKLGVEVMNDNMSGAVHQDRKLLTGDSPLASNALGKLAADALLKEVAN, encoded by the coding sequence ATGAGCACGAAAAAACCCGACTTAAGCAGAGAACCCGCTCCTGATAAGACGGAACACAACGCTTTTTTCCCGTCGCCCTATTCCTTGTCGCAATATACAGCCCCAAAGACCGACTACGATGGTGCAGATTATCCTAATCGTTATTCGGGCAAGAAATGGAAAGTGCTCATGATCGGCACTGATGAGCGCTATTTGCTTATGAAGAATGGCAAGATGTTCTCGACCGGAAACCACCCGGTTGAAACGCTCGTGCCGATGCTTCATATTGATAAAGCTGGCTTTGAAATCGATGTGGCAACCGTGTCTGGTAATCCGGTTAAGTTTGAGATGTGGGCGATGCCTCGCGAAGATCACGCAGTTCAGTCAACGTATGAAAAATATCTCCCGCAATTCAAAGAGCCCAAACGGCTTTCCACTGTTATCGAGCAAGACCTTGGCGAGGATTCCCCATACATCGCTGTGCTTGTGCCCGGCGGCCATGGCGCCCTGACCGGCGGCATTCCGGATAGCCGGGAGATGAAGACAACCCTCAAATGGGCGATGGACCATGATAAGCATATCATCACATTGTGCCATGGCCCGGCTTGCCTGTTAGCGGCCGGGGTCGGTGAAAGCAAAGAGCATTACCTATTCAGGGGCTACAAAATTTGCGTGTTCCCTGACGTGCTCGATGAGGGCGCTAATATCGAAATTGGATACATCCCAGGACACCTGCGCTGGCTGTTGGCCGAGAGTCTTCAAAAACTTGGCGTTGAAGTGATGAACGACAACATGAGTGGTGCGGTTCATCAGGACCGTAAGCTTTTAACCGGAGACAGCCCCCTGGCTTCCAATGCCCTCGGGAAATTGGCTGCTGACGCACTGTTGAAGGAAGTCGCCAACTGA